The genomic window GAGAGATCGTGCAGGACTGGATCTACATCCTCAACCCGAACAAGGACACCCTCGACGGGGAGCCCTCCGACAAGGACACTGTGCGTCGTCTCGCCCACAAGGACCCCGAGCGTGACTTCTGGCTCAGCCGACGCAACCGCATGAACCCGGGCGACCGCCTGTGGTTCTTCTTCACGTCGCCGGAGTCGGAGGTCGACGCGGTGGCCGACGTGGTTGAGGTGCCGTACGAGGCACACCCGCCGGATCCCCAATTTGCCTACCGGGTCGACGTGACCCTGCTGTCTGAACCCACGGACGCGCTGTACCGCGACCCGGTGGGCCGGGACGATCTGGAACTCGGCCAGGTGCGGTCGGTGCAGAAGGTCAAGCCGGGGGCGTTGGCGGTCCTGCTGGCGCGGGCCGGTCTGTGAGACGGGCGACCGGTGCGGCGGCGACGGTGTTGTGGCTGAGGTGGGTCAGCACGTGAGGTCGCCGGTGAGCCCCGGTTCGTTCGCGCCCGTGGAGAGCAGGATCTGCTTGACCTTCCCGGTGTAGGCGCCCACCGCCCCGTCGTCGGTCGCGCCGTCCGAGTAGTAGATGGCGTGTGCCCATGGTTCGGCGTCCTTCTTGACCTCGGCGACCACGCTTTCCAACCGCTCGCTACCGAAGTTGACGTTCAGACAGCCGCCCTCCAGATACGACCAGTCGGGGTTGATCCCGTCGGTCTCCTCGTCCGCCGAGGCGTCGGACGGGAGGAGGGCGAGCACGGCGTCACGTGCCCGAGCCTCGCCGACGGGCGAGGCGAACACGACGTCCACGCTGATGAGGTGCTTCTTGAGGCTTTTCGCCGGCGGCACGGTGGCGCAGGAGAGGAAACGCGGCTGCCCGGTGCGAAATTGGATCAAGAGGGGGGGACAATGTCCGTGCAGGGCAACGTCGGTGGGTCACGGGGAGAGGGACAGGATGCTGGAGGAACTTGTTCTGGTCGGGGGGACCACGGTCGTCGCGGCCATGGCCACCGACTCGTGGACGGTCGCGCGCGGCGGAGTCGCACGGCTGTTCCGCCGCCGCGGAGAGGACCGACAGACCGCCATCGAGGCCCAGCTCGACAACAATGAGGCCCTCGTCGCGAGGGCCGACGACGCCGAGCGGGTACGTCAGAGCCTGCTCGCCGTGTGGATGCTGGAGCTGGAATCGCTCCTGGACGAGTACCCGGACGCCGCGGACGAACTGCGTGAGCTGACCGAGGAGATCAAAAAACGGTTGCCCGAGACGCGGCAGTCCCAGGTGCAGAACAACGTGGCCAAGGACAACGGACAGGTTTTCGCGGCTCTGGGCGGCAATGTCATCGTGCACCCGGCGCCTCCTGGACAGGCGGGAGGCGCCGGAGCCGCCCAGTGAGTCGGCCCGGAGCAGGGCCACGGCAGACGGTCCGCGTCGACAGCGGGTTCGGCTACGGCGTCATCGGCGCCGACCTGCACGTCTTCCCCGACCGGGGCCCGGTCTACCTGCTCTCCCGGTATCGACCTGTTCCGGTCCCAACCCCCGCCCCCTTACTTGGGGAGAGGGACTCGGCCGGACCCACCTCCCAACCCAGTCGGCTCCTCAACGCCCGCTTCCAGGTCGTGGACTTCACCGGCCGGGACGAGGAGCGGGCGGAGCTGGCCGCATGGCGGGCCGGTGACGGCCCACGCGCCGCCCTCTGGCTGCACGGAGCCGGCGGCCAGGGCAAGACCCGGCTGGCGGCCCAGTTCGCGGCCGACAGCGCGGCAAGGGGCTGGACGGTCGTCTCGGCCACCCACGGCGCCGGCACGATCCACCCGCCCCCGGGAAGCCAGGACCTGCGGCTCGATGGCGCTGCGGGGCTCCTCCTGGTCGTCGACTACGCCGACCGCTGGCCCCTCTCCCATCTGACGTGGCTGTTCAGCAACAAGCTGCTGGACGGGCCCCTGCCGACCCGACTGCTGTTACTGGCCCGGTCCATCGCCCCCTGGCCCGCCGTGCGCTCCGCGCTGGAGGACACCGGGACGGAGGCGGGCGACCTCGCACTGCGACCGCTCGACGAGCGCCACGGTGGACTCGACGCCCGCCGAGCCATGTTCACCGTCGCCCGCGACTGCTTCGCCGCCCACTACGGTCTCGCCGACCCGAACGCCATCGCCGTACCCGGCTATCTGGACCGGCCGGACTTCGGCCTGGTTCTTGCGCTGCACATGGCCGCCCTGGTGGCCGTCGACGCCCACGTCCGCGGCGGCAGCCCGCCTAAGGACATGGCGGGCCTGTCCGCCTATCTGCTCAACCGCGAACGCAGGCATTGGACCCGGCTCCACGAACTCCGCCTGGAGGGCCTGGAGTACGAGACCCCGCCCAGCGAGATGAGCCAGGTGGTCTTCACCGCCGCGCTCTCCGGCGCGACCACGCACCACGACGGCACGGCCCTGCTCGGTGACCTCGGCATGGAGCGCCCCGCGCGGCTCCTGGCCGATCACGCCACCTGCTACCCGCCCGAGGAACCCGGCGCGGTCCTCGAACCCCTCTACCCCGACCGGCTCGCCGAGGACTTCCTCGCCCTGGCCCTCCCCGGCCACGACACGACGGGCTACCCCACGGCTCCGTGGGCGCCGGATTTCCTCGGCACGCTCGTCGCCCGCGACCCGGACCGCTCGCCGCCCGCGCGTCTGGCCCGTGCCCTGACGTTCCTGGCCGCCACGGCGGCACCGCACCGCTGGCCGCACGCCGCCCGGTACCTGGAAACCCTGCTGCGCACGGACCCCGCCCTGGTCGTCGCCGCCGGCGGCGCCGCCCTGACCGCGCTGGCCGCGGTCGACCTCGACACCGAGGTCCTGGAGGCGGTCGACGCGCACTTCCCCCACCGCGGACAGGCAGACCTCGATGCCGGTATCGCCGCCGTCACCCAGCGCCTCGCCGAACGTCACCTCTCCACCACCCAGGACCCCTCCGCGCACGCCCGGCTGTACCAGAACCTCGGATTCCGCCTGGTGAGGGCGGGCCATCGGGAGGACGCCGTGGCCGCAGCGGAGAAGGCGGTCGCTCTCTTGCGGAAGCTCGCCGCCGTTGACGCTGCCACGCATGAGCCGGCGCTCGCCATGGCCCTGGCCCAGCTGAGCGAGCGTGCTCATTCGGCGGACCGCACAGAGGCGAGCCGCCACGCCGCCGAAGAGGCCGTTGATCTCTTCCTGAGACTGGCGGCCACCGACCCCACAGCGCACGAACCCGGCCTCGCCCTGTCGCTCTCCCACCTCGGCGTGTGCCTGTCCGAGGCCCGGGACCCCGAAGCGGCCCTCATCGTGACCCAGCGGGCCATGGGAATCTTCCAGCGGCTGGCGGCCACCGACCCCGAGACCTACGCGCCGGGCCTGGCCGTGACCCTGGTCAACGAGGCCGTTCTGTGCCGGCAGCAGCGTCGCTGGTCGGACGCCCGGACAGCCGCCGAACGGGCGGTCGCGCTCATCCGGCGCCTGGTGGCTGCCGGACCCCCGGTCTCCACGTCCGAGCTCAACCGGTCCGTCGCGGTCGACGAGTCGGACCTGGCGACGGCCCTGTCCACTCTTGGGCTGCTGCTGTGGGGCGCACGCCGTCGCGACGATGCCCTGGCCGCCCTACGGGAGGCGGTGGACATCAGATGCCGGCTGGCGACAGCCAACCCCACCGCCCATGAGCACGCTCTGGCCGATGACCTCTCCTCCCTCGGCGCCTACCTCGCGCAGAGTGGCTGTGCCGACGAGGCGCTGGCCGTGACCGCGCAGAGCGTGGAGATCTACCAGCGCCTCGCGTCGCAGAACCCGGGGGCGTTCGGGAAGCCACTGCGCAAGGCGTACGAGGCACACCAGACCCTCCGCGAGCGGCTGAGCGGAGCTGCCCGGGAAACCGACAGGACCTGGACGCTGGATGAGCACTA from Streptomyces sp. DSM 40750 includes these protein-coding regions:
- a CDS encoding tetratricopeptide repeat protein, giving the protein MSRPGAGPRQTVRVDSGFGYGVIGADLHVFPDRGPVYLLSRYRPVPVPTPAPLLGERDSAGPTSQPSRLLNARFQVVDFTGRDEERAELAAWRAGDGPRAALWLHGAGGQGKTRLAAQFAADSAARGWTVVSATHGAGTIHPPPGSQDLRLDGAAGLLLVVDYADRWPLSHLTWLFSNKLLDGPLPTRLLLLARSIAPWPAVRSALEDTGTEAGDLALRPLDERHGGLDARRAMFTVARDCFAAHYGLADPNAIAVPGYLDRPDFGLVLALHMAALVAVDAHVRGGSPPKDMAGLSAYLLNRERRHWTRLHELRLEGLEYETPPSEMSQVVFTAALSGATTHHDGTALLGDLGMERPARLLADHATCYPPEEPGAVLEPLYPDRLAEDFLALALPGHDTTGYPTAPWAPDFLGTLVARDPDRSPPARLARALTFLAATAAPHRWPHAARYLETLLRTDPALVVAAGGAALTALAAVDLDTEVLEAVDAHFPHRGQADLDAGIAAVTQRLAERHLSTTQDPSAHARLYQNLGFRLVRAGHREDAVAAAEKAVALLRKLAAVDAATHEPALAMALAQLSERAHSADRTEASRHAAEEAVDLFLRLAATDPTAHEPGLALSLSHLGVCLSEARDPEAALIVTQRAMGIFQRLAATDPETYAPGLAVTLVNEAVLCRQQRRWSDARTAAERAVALIRRLVAAGPPVSTSELNRSVAVDESDLATALSTLGLLLWGARRRDDALAALREAVDIRCRLATANPTAHEHALADDLSSLGAYLAQSGCADEALAVTAQSVEIYQRLASQNPGAFGKPLRKAYEAHQTLRERLSGAARETDRTWTLDEHYVALLNQDEVWQDAQDRRRRLDDMDPRYSGNVLRFLLRQADALFEGLSQGLGASPESLGRRAGETAETWLARQPLAVALRRRSEGKPARPARCYCGYAIQPDWNHDHCYPGIIVD